One stretch of Oncorhynchus keta strain PuntledgeMale-10-30-2019 chromosome 18, Oket_V2, whole genome shotgun sequence DNA includes these proteins:
- the LOC118397087 gene encoding high affinity cGMP-specific 3',5'-cyclic phosphodiesterase 9A-like isoform X1, giving the protein MGSSSSSYAPKTIYLDVDGKVQKVAFSRHCSPCDIKELLCSSSNIPRNTAIMMVDPEGALVSIDPTMPTNSPNSLYKVISLSTGQLGEKEDMFQNVLSQVAEQFSRAFRINELKTEVTNRLAMLEKRVELEGLKVVEIEKCKNDLKKLRDEVTSRGGGRVGNCPCKYNFSDDGKKLNPRRDVPSYPKYTLSQETIEALKKPTFDVWHWEHNEMLSCLEYMYHDLGLVKEFNMNPITLKRWLLGIQENYRSNPFHNFRHCFCVGQMMYGMINLCNLPEKMTLTDMGILMTAAVCHDLDHPGYNNTYQINARTELAVRYNDISPLENHHCAVAFQILSLPECNIFANVELEAYKQIRQAIITLILATDMARHGEILDSFKHKVDSFDFTNEEHVTCLKMVLIKCCDISNEVRPTEVAEPWVDCLLEEYFMQSDREKTEGLPVAPFMDRDKVTKPTAQIGFIKFVLIPMFETVMKLFPQIEEIMVQPLRDSRDHYEELKQIDDAMTEVGHLFSLNIALSLVNQIQIPTFPS; this is encoded by the exons ATGGGTTCCAGCTCCTCTTCCTATGCCCCAAAAACCATCTATCTGGACGTGGATGGTAAGGTTCAGAAG GTGGCATTCAGTCGTCACTGCAGCCCATGTGACATCAAGGAGCTTCTTTGTTCCTCGTCCAACATCCCCAG GAATACTGCTATCATGATGGTGGATCCTGAAGGGGCCCTGGTGTCCATAGACCCTACTATGCCTACCAACTCTCCCAA CTCCTTGTACAAAGTCATTTCTTTGTCCACCGGTCAGCTCGGAG AGAAAGAAGACATGTTTCAAAACGTGTTATCTCAGGTGGCGGAGCAGTTCAGCAG gGCTTTCCGAATCAACGAGCTGAAAACTGAGGTGACCAACAGACTGGCAATGTTGGAGAAAAGAGTGGAGT TGGAGGGACTGAAGGTTGTGGAGATTGAGAAGTGCAAAAACGACCTAAAGAAACTACGAGATGAGGTGACAtccagaggaggagggag AGTCGGGAACTGTCCCTGCAAGTACAACTTCTCAGACGACGGGAAGAAGCTTAATCCCAGACGTGACGTCCCAAGTTATCCAAAG TATACCTTATCCCAGGAGACTATTGAAGCACTGAAGAAGCCAACATTCGATGTCTGGCATTGGGAACACAATGAG ATGCTGAGCTGCTTGGAGTACATGTACCATGACCTGGGACTGGTGAAGGAATTCAACATGAACCCCATCACTCTCAAACGCTGGCTG CTGGGCATTCAGGAGAACTATCGCAGCAACCCGTTCCACAACTTCCGCCACTGCTTCTGTGTCGGTCAGATGATGTATGGCATGATTAACCTGTGTAACCTGCCG gaGAAGATGACTCTGACGGACATGGGCATTCTCATGACAGCTGCCGTGTGCCACGACCTGGACCACCCCGGCTACAACAACAC GTACCAGATCAACGCTCGCACAGAGCTGGCCGTGCGTTACAACGATATATCTCCCCTGGAGAACCATCACTGCGCCGTGGCCTTCCAGATCCTATCGCTGCCCGAGTGCAACATATTCGCCAACGTCGAATTGGAGGCCTACAAGCAGATCAGACAG GCCATCATTACCCTGATCTTGGCCACAGACATGGCCCGGCATGGAGAGATATTAGACTCGTTCAAACATAAAGTGGACAGCTTTGACTTCACCAACGAGGAGCATGTGACATGC CTGAAGATGGTTCTGATCAAATGCTGCGACATCTCCAACGAGGTCCGGCCTACCGAGGTGGCCGAACCCTGGGTGGACTGTCTGCTGGAGGAGTACTTCATGCAG agtgacagggagaagACTGAAGGGCTGCCGGTGGCTCCGTTTATGGACAGAGACAAAGTGACCAAGCCCACTGCCCAGATCGGATTCATCAAGTTTGTCCTCATCCCAATGTTTGAGACAGTCATGAAG CTCTTCCCCCAGATTGAGGAGATCATGGTGCAGCCTCTGAGAGACTCTAGAGACCACTATGAGGAGCTGAAGCAGATCGATGACGCCATGACAGAGGTCGGACATCTGTTCTCACTTAATATTGCACTGTCCTTAGTAAACCAAATTCAAATTCCCACTTTTCCTAGTTGA
- the LOC118397087 gene encoding high affinity cGMP-specific 3',5'-cyclic phosphodiesterase 9A-like isoform X3: protein MGSSSSSYAPKTIYLDVDGKVQKVAFSRHCSPCDIKELLCSSSNIPRNTAIMMVDPEGALVSIDPTMPTNSPNSLYKVISLSTGQLGEKEDMFQNVLSQVAEQFSRAFRINELKTEVTNRLAMLEKRVELEGLKVVEIEKCKNDLKKLRDEVTSRGGGRVGNCPCKYNFSDDGKKLNPRRDVPSYPKYTLSQETIEALKKPTFDVWHWEHNEMLSCLEYMYHDLGLVKEFNMNPITLKRWLLGIQENYRSNPFHNFRHCFCVGQMMYGMINLCNLPEKMTLTDMGILMTAAVCHDLDHPGYNNTYQINARTELAVRYNDISPLENHHCAVAFQILSLPECNIFANVELEAYKQIRQAIITLILATDMARHGEILDSFKHKVDSFDFTNEEHVTCLKMVLIKCCDISNEVRPTEVAEPWVDCLLEEYFMQSDREKTEGLPVAPFMDRDKVTKPTAQIGFIKFVLIPMFETVMKLFPQIEEIMVQPLRDSRDHYEELKQIDDAMTEAQKKKTENMSLGGKKK, encoded by the exons ATGGGTTCCAGCTCCTCTTCCTATGCCCCAAAAACCATCTATCTGGACGTGGATGGTAAGGTTCAGAAG GTGGCATTCAGTCGTCACTGCAGCCCATGTGACATCAAGGAGCTTCTTTGTTCCTCGTCCAACATCCCCAG GAATACTGCTATCATGATGGTGGATCCTGAAGGGGCCCTGGTGTCCATAGACCCTACTATGCCTACCAACTCTCCCAA CTCCTTGTACAAAGTCATTTCTTTGTCCACCGGTCAGCTCGGAG AGAAAGAAGACATGTTTCAAAACGTGTTATCTCAGGTGGCGGAGCAGTTCAGCAG gGCTTTCCGAATCAACGAGCTGAAAACTGAGGTGACCAACAGACTGGCAATGTTGGAGAAAAGAGTGGAGT TGGAGGGACTGAAGGTTGTGGAGATTGAGAAGTGCAAAAACGACCTAAAGAAACTACGAGATGAGGTGACAtccagaggaggagggag AGTCGGGAACTGTCCCTGCAAGTACAACTTCTCAGACGACGGGAAGAAGCTTAATCCCAGACGTGACGTCCCAAGTTATCCAAAG TATACCTTATCCCAGGAGACTATTGAAGCACTGAAGAAGCCAACATTCGATGTCTGGCATTGGGAACACAATGAG ATGCTGAGCTGCTTGGAGTACATGTACCATGACCTGGGACTGGTGAAGGAATTCAACATGAACCCCATCACTCTCAAACGCTGGCTG CTGGGCATTCAGGAGAACTATCGCAGCAACCCGTTCCACAACTTCCGCCACTGCTTCTGTGTCGGTCAGATGATGTATGGCATGATTAACCTGTGTAACCTGCCG gaGAAGATGACTCTGACGGACATGGGCATTCTCATGACAGCTGCCGTGTGCCACGACCTGGACCACCCCGGCTACAACAACAC GTACCAGATCAACGCTCGCACAGAGCTGGCCGTGCGTTACAACGATATATCTCCCCTGGAGAACCATCACTGCGCCGTGGCCTTCCAGATCCTATCGCTGCCCGAGTGCAACATATTCGCCAACGTCGAATTGGAGGCCTACAAGCAGATCAGACAG GCCATCATTACCCTGATCTTGGCCACAGACATGGCCCGGCATGGAGAGATATTAGACTCGTTCAAACATAAAGTGGACAGCTTTGACTTCACCAACGAGGAGCATGTGACATGC CTGAAGATGGTTCTGATCAAATGCTGCGACATCTCCAACGAGGTCCGGCCTACCGAGGTGGCCGAACCCTGGGTGGACTGTCTGCTGGAGGAGTACTTCATGCAG agtgacagggagaagACTGAAGGGCTGCCGGTGGCTCCGTTTATGGACAGAGACAAAGTGACCAAGCCCACTGCCCAGATCGGATTCATCAAGTTTGTCCTCATCCCAATGTTTGAGACAGTCATGAAG CTCTTCCCCCAGATTGAGGAGATCATGGTGCAGCCTCTGAGAGACTCTAGAGACCACTATGAGGAGCTGAAGCAGATCGATGACGCCATGACAGAG GCACAGAAGAAGAAAACGGAAAATATGTCATTAGGAGGGAAGAAGAAGTAA
- the LOC118397087 gene encoding high affinity cGMP-specific 3',5'-cyclic phosphodiesterase 9A-like isoform X4: MGSSSSSYAPKTIYLDVDGKVQKVAFSRHCSPCDIKELLCSSSNIPRNTAIMMVDPEGALVSIDPTMPTNSPNSLYKVISLSTGQLGEKEDMFQNVLSQVAEQFSRAFRINELKTEVTNRLAMLEKRVELEGLKVVEIEKCKNDLKKLRDEVTSRGGGRVGNCPCKYNFSDDGKKLNPRRDVPSYPKYTLSQETIEALKKPTFDVWHWEHNEMLSCLEYMYHDLGLVKEFNMNPITLKRWLLGIQENYRSNPFHNFRHCFCVGQMMYGMINLCNLPEKMTLTDMGILMTAAVCHDLDHPGYNNTYQINARTELAVRYNDISPLENHHCAVAFQILSLPECNIFANVELEAYKQIRQAIITLILATDMARHGEILDSFKHKVDSFDFTNEEHVTCLKMVLIKCCDISNEVRPTEVAEPWVDCLLEEYFMQSDREKTEGLPVAPFMDRDKVTKPTAQIGFIKFVLIPMFETVMKLFPQIEEIMVQPLRDSRDHYEELKQIDDAMTEKKKTENMSLGGKKK, translated from the exons ATGGGTTCCAGCTCCTCTTCCTATGCCCCAAAAACCATCTATCTGGACGTGGATGGTAAGGTTCAGAAG GTGGCATTCAGTCGTCACTGCAGCCCATGTGACATCAAGGAGCTTCTTTGTTCCTCGTCCAACATCCCCAG GAATACTGCTATCATGATGGTGGATCCTGAAGGGGCCCTGGTGTCCATAGACCCTACTATGCCTACCAACTCTCCCAA CTCCTTGTACAAAGTCATTTCTTTGTCCACCGGTCAGCTCGGAG AGAAAGAAGACATGTTTCAAAACGTGTTATCTCAGGTGGCGGAGCAGTTCAGCAG gGCTTTCCGAATCAACGAGCTGAAAACTGAGGTGACCAACAGACTGGCAATGTTGGAGAAAAGAGTGGAGT TGGAGGGACTGAAGGTTGTGGAGATTGAGAAGTGCAAAAACGACCTAAAGAAACTACGAGATGAGGTGACAtccagaggaggagggag AGTCGGGAACTGTCCCTGCAAGTACAACTTCTCAGACGACGGGAAGAAGCTTAATCCCAGACGTGACGTCCCAAGTTATCCAAAG TATACCTTATCCCAGGAGACTATTGAAGCACTGAAGAAGCCAACATTCGATGTCTGGCATTGGGAACACAATGAG ATGCTGAGCTGCTTGGAGTACATGTACCATGACCTGGGACTGGTGAAGGAATTCAACATGAACCCCATCACTCTCAAACGCTGGCTG CTGGGCATTCAGGAGAACTATCGCAGCAACCCGTTCCACAACTTCCGCCACTGCTTCTGTGTCGGTCAGATGATGTATGGCATGATTAACCTGTGTAACCTGCCG gaGAAGATGACTCTGACGGACATGGGCATTCTCATGACAGCTGCCGTGTGCCACGACCTGGACCACCCCGGCTACAACAACAC GTACCAGATCAACGCTCGCACAGAGCTGGCCGTGCGTTACAACGATATATCTCCCCTGGAGAACCATCACTGCGCCGTGGCCTTCCAGATCCTATCGCTGCCCGAGTGCAACATATTCGCCAACGTCGAATTGGAGGCCTACAAGCAGATCAGACAG GCCATCATTACCCTGATCTTGGCCACAGACATGGCCCGGCATGGAGAGATATTAGACTCGTTCAAACATAAAGTGGACAGCTTTGACTTCACCAACGAGGAGCATGTGACATGC CTGAAGATGGTTCTGATCAAATGCTGCGACATCTCCAACGAGGTCCGGCCTACCGAGGTGGCCGAACCCTGGGTGGACTGTCTGCTGGAGGAGTACTTCATGCAG agtgacagggagaagACTGAAGGGCTGCCGGTGGCTCCGTTTATGGACAGAGACAAAGTGACCAAGCCCACTGCCCAGATCGGATTCATCAAGTTTGTCCTCATCCCAATGTTTGAGACAGTCATGAAG CTCTTCCCCCAGATTGAGGAGATCATGGTGCAGCCTCTGAGAGACTCTAGAGACCACTATGAGGAGCTGAAGCAGATCGATGACGCCATGACAGAG AAGAAGAAAACGGAAAATATGTCATTAGGAGGGAAGAAGAAGTAA
- the LOC118397087 gene encoding high affinity cGMP-specific 3',5'-cyclic phosphodiesterase 9A-like isoform X2 has protein sequence MGSSSSSYAPKTIYLDVDGKVQKVAFSRHCSPCDIKELLCSSSNIPRNTAIMMVDPEGALVSIDPTMPTNSPNSLYKVISLSTGQLGEKEDMFQNVLSQVAEQFSRAFRINELKTEVTNRLAMLEKRVELEGLKVVEIEKCKNDLKKLRDEVTSRGGGRVGNCPCKYNFSDDGKKLNPRRDVPSYPKYTLSQETIEALKKPTFDVWHWEHNEMLSCLEYMYHDLGLVKEFNMNPITLKRWLLGIQENYRSNPFHNFRHCFCVGQMMYGMINLCNLPEKMTLTDMGILMTAAVCHDLDHPGYNNTYQINARTELAVRYNDISPLENHHCAVAFQILSLPECNIFANVELEAYKQIRQAIITLILATDMARHGEILDSFKHKVDSFDFTNEEHVTCLKMVLIKCCDISNEVRPTEVAEPWVDCLLEEYFMQSDREKTEGLPVAPFMDRDKVTKPTAQIGFIKFVLIPMFETVMKLFPQIEEIMVQPLRDSRDHYEELKQIDDAMTEGSGSRFMIQKFKKVMGRPDLRL, from the exons ATGGGTTCCAGCTCCTCTTCCTATGCCCCAAAAACCATCTATCTGGACGTGGATGGTAAGGTTCAGAAG GTGGCATTCAGTCGTCACTGCAGCCCATGTGACATCAAGGAGCTTCTTTGTTCCTCGTCCAACATCCCCAG GAATACTGCTATCATGATGGTGGATCCTGAAGGGGCCCTGGTGTCCATAGACCCTACTATGCCTACCAACTCTCCCAA CTCCTTGTACAAAGTCATTTCTTTGTCCACCGGTCAGCTCGGAG AGAAAGAAGACATGTTTCAAAACGTGTTATCTCAGGTGGCGGAGCAGTTCAGCAG gGCTTTCCGAATCAACGAGCTGAAAACTGAGGTGACCAACAGACTGGCAATGTTGGAGAAAAGAGTGGAGT TGGAGGGACTGAAGGTTGTGGAGATTGAGAAGTGCAAAAACGACCTAAAGAAACTACGAGATGAGGTGACAtccagaggaggagggag AGTCGGGAACTGTCCCTGCAAGTACAACTTCTCAGACGACGGGAAGAAGCTTAATCCCAGACGTGACGTCCCAAGTTATCCAAAG TATACCTTATCCCAGGAGACTATTGAAGCACTGAAGAAGCCAACATTCGATGTCTGGCATTGGGAACACAATGAG ATGCTGAGCTGCTTGGAGTACATGTACCATGACCTGGGACTGGTGAAGGAATTCAACATGAACCCCATCACTCTCAAACGCTGGCTG CTGGGCATTCAGGAGAACTATCGCAGCAACCCGTTCCACAACTTCCGCCACTGCTTCTGTGTCGGTCAGATGATGTATGGCATGATTAACCTGTGTAACCTGCCG gaGAAGATGACTCTGACGGACATGGGCATTCTCATGACAGCTGCCGTGTGCCACGACCTGGACCACCCCGGCTACAACAACAC GTACCAGATCAACGCTCGCACAGAGCTGGCCGTGCGTTACAACGATATATCTCCCCTGGAGAACCATCACTGCGCCGTGGCCTTCCAGATCCTATCGCTGCCCGAGTGCAACATATTCGCCAACGTCGAATTGGAGGCCTACAAGCAGATCAGACAG GCCATCATTACCCTGATCTTGGCCACAGACATGGCCCGGCATGGAGAGATATTAGACTCGTTCAAACATAAAGTGGACAGCTTTGACTTCACCAACGAGGAGCATGTGACATGC CTGAAGATGGTTCTGATCAAATGCTGCGACATCTCCAACGAGGTCCGGCCTACCGAGGTGGCCGAACCCTGGGTGGACTGTCTGCTGGAGGAGTACTTCATGCAG agtgacagggagaagACTGAAGGGCTGCCGGTGGCTCCGTTTATGGACAGAGACAAAGTGACCAAGCCCACTGCCCAGATCGGATTCATCAAGTTTGTCCTCATCCCAATGTTTGAGACAGTCATGAAG CTCTTCCCCCAGATTGAGGAGATCATGGTGCAGCCTCTGAGAGACTCTAGAGACCACTATGAGGAGCTGAAGCAGATCGATGACGCCATGACAGAG GGCTCTGGCTCTCGTTTTATGATCCAAAAATTCAAAAAGGTCATGGGTCGTCCTGATCTGCGTCTTTGA